AACGTTTAAAAGCTAAAACTGCCTAATTATGAGTAAGAAGACAGATAGTAATGTATATACGGTAGTATTCGCAATAGGAATGGTACTAGTAGTGGGTGCGTTGTTAGCTTTTACAGCGTCATCACTTCGCCCAACAATCGACGCTAACAAGCGTATCGAGAAGCAGCAAAACATTTTGTATGCAATGGGTGTAAACGAAAACGATGAAACAAGTGTAGAGTTTGTTTCAAAAGATAAAGTAGCAGACGAGTTTGCTAAATACATTAAAAAACAATTAGTAATTGAAGGAGATAACGTTTCTGAAGACGCTAAAGCGTATTTAATTGATGTAAAAAAGCAACAAACAGCAGCTAAAGAAGGAAAAACAAGAAAATTACCATTATTTGTAGGTGAAAAGGAAGGAAAAACTTTCTATATCGCTCCAATTAGAGGTAAGGGTCTTTGGGATGCTATTTGGGGATATGTTGCAATGGATAAAAACATGGTAGTTCAAGGAGTTTTCTTCGATCACAAAGGAGAAACACCAGGTTTAGGGGCTAACATTAAGCAACGTTACTTTATGGACGATTTTATTGGAGAAGATTTAATGAGCAACGGTTCTTTTAAAGGAATTGCAGTATCTAAATCTAATAACGATCCAAAGAATGAAGATAAAAATGATAACGAGGTAGATGCAATTGCAGGAGCAACTATTACTGGTGACGGGGTAGCTGCAATGCTTAAATCAGAATTAGCATTATACGTACCTTACTTTAAAACATTAAAATAATTATGGGACTTTTATCAAAAAAAGACGCAGCATTAATTACTGATCCATTAGCAGATAATAACCCAATTACAATTCAGGTATTAGGTATTTGTTCTGCACTAGCAATTACAGCAGAGTTAAAAGCTTCTATTGTAATGTCTATATCGGTATTATTTGTATTAGGAGTAGGGAATGTAGTAATCTCGTTAATGAGAAATATTATTCCATCAAAAATTAGAATTATTGTACAGTTAATCGTAGTAGCAACCTTAGTAATTATTGTAGACCAAGTGCTAAAAGCGTTTGCGTACGATTTAAGTAAAACCTTATCGGTATTTATTGGGTTAATTATTACCAACTGTATTATTATGGGACGTTTTGAGGCATTTGCTTTAGGTAACGGACCATGGAGATCATTTTTAGATGGAATAGGAAATGCTTTAGGATATGCAGTAATCTTAATTATTGTAGGATTCTTTAGAGAGTTATTCGGTTCAGGTACTTTATTAGGATTTAAAGTGTTAGGTGATCCTATCGAGAAAACAGGATTGTATGCTTTAGGATACGAAAACAACGGATTTATGTTATTATCACCAATGGCATTAATCGTTGTAGGTATTATTATTTGGGTACAACGTACAAGAAATAAAGCATTAGTAGAAGATTAAAATAGTAATGAGACGTTAGATATGAGAATTGAGATGCTATCAATAAACTCAATACTAACTACTCAATACTAAATACTATAAAAATATGGAACATATAGAATTATTTTTCAAATCGATATTTATAGATAACATGGTATTTGCTACCTTCTTAGGAATGTGTTCATACCTTGCTGTATCTAAAAAAGTATCAACAGCCGTAGGTTTAGGAGCTGCTGTAATCTTTGTATTAGCAGTAACAGTACCAGTAAACTGGTTGTTAGATCAATACTTATTACAACCTGGAGCTTTAAAGTGGTTAGGAGAAGAATATGTAGATTATGACTTAAGTTTCTTGTCGTTTATCATGTTTATTGCAACAATTGCAACCATGGTACAATTAGTAGAAATTATAGTTGAAAAATTTGCGCCAGCATTATATAACTCTTTAGGTATTTTCTTACCATTAATTGCAGTAAACTGTGCAATTTTAGGAGGGTCTTTATTTATGCAATCTCGTGAAATTCCAACATTAGGTTTATCATTTACGTATGGTATTGGTTCAGGAATCGGGTGGTTTTTAGCAATTTTAGCAATTGCTGCTATTCGTGAAAAAATCAGATACTCATCAGTGCCACCAGCATTAAGAGGATTAGGAATTACATTCATTATTACAGGTTTAATGGCTATCGGGTTTATGAGCTTCGGTGGAATGTTAACAGGAGGTGATGATGCAGGTAAAAAAGAAGAAACTGCTGAAGTTAAGGTTGATAAGAAAGAAGTTGAAGAAAAGGTAGTAGAGGAAACTGAAAAGACTGAAGAGAAGGCAGAAGAATTAGCTAATAACACTAAAGAAATTACAGAATAATGGTATTTTTAGAAGTAAGCACAGGAGGAACAGTTGCTATTACAGTATTAGCGTTTTTAGCGGTAATCTTAGTTTTGGTAGCTTTATTATTATTTGTTAAGCAAAAATTGGCACCATCTGGACCTGTAAAAATTACAATCAATGGTGAAAAAACAATAGAAGTAGCATCAGGAGGAACTTTATTATCTACCTTAGGTAATGAAAAAATCTTTTTACCATCAGCTTGTGGTGGTGGTGGTTCTTGTGTACAATGTGAGTGTCATGTAAATTCAGGTGGAGGAGAAGCTTTACCTACAGAAACACCACACTTTACACGTAAAGAATTACAACACGGTATCCGTTTAGCATGTCAGGTAAAAGTAAAGCAAGATATGGATATCTCTATTCCAGAAGAAATTTTCGGAATTAAGAAATGGGAAGCAACTGTTGTAAGAAATTATAACGTAGCAACCTTTATTAAGGAGTTTGTAGTTGAGATTCCAGAAGAAATGGATTATAAAGCAGGTGGGTATATTCAAATTGAAATACCACCATGTGAAGTAAAATATGCTGATATGGATATTTCTGCACATCCACAAGATCATCCAGGTGAACCAGATAAATTTGAGGCTGATTGGGATAAATTTAACCTAAGGCCATTAGTAATGAAGAATGAGGAAACTGTAGAGAGAGCATACTCTATGGCTTCTTATCCAGCAGAAGGAAGAGAAATCATGTTAAATGTTCGTGTAGCAACACCTCCTTTCGACCGTGCTAAAGGCGGATGGATGGATGTAAATCCAGGGGTGGCATCTTCGTATATTTTTAATCAAAAGCCAGGAGATAAAGTAACTATTTCTGGACCTTATGGTGAATTCTTTATCAATGATTCAGATGCAGAGATGTTATATGTAGGTGGTGGAGCTGGTATGGCACCAATGCGTTCACATATTTATCATTTATTTAGAACTTTAAAGACTGGTAGAAAAGTAACATACTGGTACGGAGGTCGTTCTAAAGCAGAATTATTCTACATTCACTACTTTAGAGCGTTAGAAAAAGACTTTCCAAACTTTAAATTCTACTTGGCATTATCTGAGCCATTAGAAGAAGATAACTGGAAGGTTAAAAAAGATATTAATGATGAAAGCGGAGATGGTTTTGTTGGGTTTATTCATCAAGTTGTAATAGACCAATATTTATCTAAGCATGAAAGTCCTGAGGATTTAGAATTATATTTCTGTGGACCACCATTAATGAACAAAGCAGTACAAAAAATGGGTGAAGATTTTGGTCTAGATGACGAAAACATTCGTTTTGACGACTTTGGAGGATAGACACATAGTGTTTAATACATCATATTATAAAACCGATACAAATAATTTGTATCGGTTTTTTTGTGCTTAAAAAAATACCATTCATAATTAATTTTCAACTGTTTATAAACTTTTAACTTTCAGTTAAACTTAATAAGCTTATTTTGTAGAACTACTACTTACAATAAATTAAAAACCAAACAAATCAATGAATTGTCCAAATTGTAAATCTACATTTATAAGAAGAAAAAGAAGAAGTTTATTTCAAAAGATAGTATTCTTTAATAAGAGAAGATTTAAATGTCATGAATGCAAAACAACGTTTTTAGCAAAATAATGCTATTCATAAATTACATCGAACTTATAAACTGGGTTGTCGCTCTCATATTCAAAAACTCTAGCATAATCCATAACGTTAGCTATTCCTTCGAGTTCACATAGTTGTGAAACTACAGCGTATAAACCATTAAATAATCTTTCTTTATCGGTCGGATTTTGAGGTTTTGGATTATAATGACATAAAGGAACAGTAAAACCGCATGCTTCTAAAAACACCCTTTCAATCAGTAGTAATTCAAGCGGAGTGTAACCATTAAATTTTCTACCTAAATTTTGATGAACCCTACCCACATAGCTTAGTTGCAATGAGCCATGACCATTCGTGAGATGTTTCCAACTATCTCGATTGTCTAATATATTTCCAACCGCACATGCTGAGCAACATTCAGGATTCAATTCATCGTTGTGAAAAGCATTATAAAGCTTTATAAGTGCTTGTTCTAATCGTTTAGGTATTTCCATAATCAAAAAGGATTTACTCCCTTAAATATACAAAATATTGGTTGTACCTTTGCATCAAATTATTGTTAATGACGACTTTTCAAGATTTAGACTTATCAAATCCACTAAGAAATTCAATTGAAGAATTAGGTTTCGTAAATCCAACACCTATTCAAGAACAAGCATTTCCTGTAATTCGTTCAGGAAAAGATGTGGTGGGGATTGCACAAACAGGTACAGGTAAAACTTTTGGGTACTTACTGCCTATATTACGTGATTTAAAGTTTTCAAAACAACAACACCCAAGGGTGATGATAATAGTACCTACACGAGAATTAGTGGTTCAGGTGGTAGAAGAGATAGAAAAGCTAGCTAAATACATCACTTTACGAACTGTAGGTGTATATGGTGGAGTTAATTTAAATCGCCATAAAGAAGCAGTAATGCAAGGAGCTGACATTATTGTTGCCACACCAGGACGTTTGTACGATTTAGCGTTAAGTAACGTATTAAAATTAAAGTCCATTCAAAAATTAGTCATTGATGAAGTAGATGTAATGCTTGATTTGGGTTTTCGTTTTCAGTTGTTAAACATCTTTGATTTATTACCTCAAAGACGTCAAAACATCATGTTTTCAGCAACGATGACGGAGGATGTTGAAGCATTAATTGATGATTTTTTTATTGCTCCACATAAAATAGCAATTGCAGTAAGTGGAACACCGTTAGATAACATTCAGCAAATAAGCTATGATGTTCCTAATTTTTATACAAAAGTCAACTTATTAAACTATTTATTATTTGATAAATCAGAGTTTAGTAAAGTGTTGGTGTTTGCACCTAATAAAAGAAATGCAGACAGACTATTTGATTGTGTAGCCGAAGAATATCCATCACAAGCCTGTGTAATTCATTCAAATAAAACACAAAACTACCGTTTGCGCTCTATAGAACAATTCAACAAAGGAGAAAAACGAATCTTAATAGCTACCGATGTAATTGCACGTGGATTAGATTTAGAGGAAGTTACGCATGTAATAAACTTTAATGTACCACATTTTCCTGAAAACTACATGCACAGAATAGGACGTACTGGTCGTGCAGAAAGAGAGGGAAAAGCAATTTTATTCGCTACGGAAAAAGAGCAGGAAGCAAAACAAAGAATTGAGGAATTGATGGATTACACAATTCCAAAGGAAGAAATTCCAGAACAAGTTGAAATAACCAAGCAATTAACGGAAGAAGAGCGTCCGAAAGAAGAAAGAGAAGTAAATAAAAACAGAACTTCTCAAGAATACATTCCAGGTCCCGCTTTTCACGAGAAAAAGGAAAAGAATAAAAAAACAAACCAAGGAGGTTCTTATAGAAGAGAGCTTGCCAAGAAGTACAAAAAGCCAAAAACAAGAGGAGATAAAAATTATAACAAACGCAATAAGAAACGTAAATAATGCAAGAACTTACTAAGCAAGAACTTCACAATTTAGGAATGAATATTGTGGGTAAAAAACTGCAAGAAATGGGGTATGAATTTGTTGCAGTAAATAGCGAGTTGAAAAAGCATCCACAATTTGTGTTGTTTAAAAAAGGAGAGTCTACCATTTTTGTATTAGTAAAAACTACGAACAACATACAGTCTCCACAAGAATATGATGTATTGTGGATGGAAACTTTTAAAAAACACGCAGAAAAACAAAATGCAAAGGTTTGGTATGCTGGCATAGGTATAGCAAATGCAGAAAGTGTAGATTTACCTGTGTTTAAAGACAAGCCCTATTATGTTGCTTTTGATGATTTTGTAAAAATCTTATAAAACCTTTTTACTAATTTTTGGTGCTAATCTCCTTTTTTAACTGAAGGAAAAATAGTGGTTTTGTAGATTGGAAAGGGTATAAACACTATTGAATACTAGGTAGTTGTATGTTAATTTTACCTCAGGGAAATTAATAAAATATCTAAAAAAATGAAAAGACAACTACTAACCAAAAAAGGAAAAAAATTAATGAAAACTATTATGGCATTTTTATCAGATTTAGGTAATGGTGCTAGTTATGCAATTAATAATTAAGGTTTAAATAGTTAGAATTTAAAAAACACTCGTTTTATGATGTAAACGAGTGTTTTTTTATACATAAATAGTAAATTTACAGTGTGGAGAATCTGTTAAATGAAATAAAAAACTGTAAGATTTGTGAGAAACATATAGAGCCTAATCCTGTAGTTCTTGCTAGTAAAAAATCCAAAATCATTATTGTAGGTCAAGCCCCTGGAGCCAAAGTACATCAATCTGGGATTCCTTGGGATGATGCTAGTGGAAAACAGCTTAGGAAATGGTTGGATGTTACTGATGAGGAGTTTTATGATACCAATAACTTTGGAATAATACCTATGGGTTTTTGTTATCCAGGAAAAGGAAAAACAGGAGATTTACCACCAAGAAAAGAATGCGCTCCACAGTGGCATCAACCTTTATTAAAAGAAATATCAGAAGTTAAGCTGATTATTTTAATAGGAATGTATGCTCAAAACTATTATTTGAAAAAGAAAGCAAAACGAACACTCACCGAAACAGTAAATGCTTTTGAAGAGTACTTGCCTCAGTATTTTGTATTACCCCATCCATCACCAAGAAATCGATTTTGGTTGACCAAAAACCCATGGTTTGAAAAAGAAGTTTTACCTATGTTAAAAAACACGGTGAAAAAGCTGATATAGTGATTTTAATACTAAAAGAAAGTTAAATACATGCATTGATAAATTTGTACTTTTGCAATGTATGATAGAAACAAGAGAAGCCATATCAGAAAAAGCGGTTTTAATAGGTATTATAACCCAGCATCAAGACGAAAAGAAATCAGAAGAATATCTTGATGAGCTAGAGTTTTTAACACTTACAGCTGGAGGATTTGCTGTTAAGAGATTTGTTCAAAAATTAGATAAACCCCATCCAAAAACTTTTATTGGAACAGGTAAATTAGAAGATGTAAAAGCTTATATAGATTCCAATGATATTGGAACAGCTATTTTTGATGATGAGTTATCGCCTGCGCAACTTAGAAATGTTGAACGTTTTTTAGATTGTAAAATTTTAGATAGAACCAACTTAATACTTGATATTTTTGCAAGTAGAGCACAAACAAGCTCAGCAAAAGCTCAAGTAGAATTAGCACAATACCAATATTTATTACCTCGATTAACCAGAATGTGGACACACCTTGATAAACAAAAAGGGGGTATTGGTATGCGTGGTCCTGGAGAAACAGAAATAGAAACTGACCGTCGTATTATTCGAGATAAAATTTCGTTGCTAAAAAAGAAATTAGTAACTATTGACAAGCAAATGTCCATACAACGAAAAAATCGTGGGAAAATGGTACGTGTTGCTTTGGTAGGATATACCAATGTTGGTAAATCTACCTTGATGAATGTTGTTAGTAAAAGTGAGGTTTTTGCAGAGAATAAACTGTTTGCAACATTAGACACTACAGTTAGAAAGGTAGTAATAAAAAATATTCCTTTTTTAATGACAGACACCGTTGGGTTCATTAGAAAATTACCAACACAATTAGTAGAGTCGTTCAAGTCTACTTTAGATGAAGTTCGTGAAGCAGATTTATTATTACATGTCGTAGATATTTCACATCCAAACTTTGAAGATCATATAGCTTCTGTAAATAAAATTTTAGATGAAATAGATAGTAAAGATAAGCCAACAGTTATGGTATTTAATAAAATAGACGCTTATACTCACGAAACTATTGATGAAGATGATTTAATAACAGAAAAAACAAAAGAACATTACACGTTAGAAGATTGGAAAAGAACATGGATGAATGATTTGGAAACAGAAAGTATTTTTATTTCAGCATTGAATAAAGATAACTTAGAAAACTTTAAAGATAAAGTGTATGAAGAAGTAAAAAAAATACACATTCAGCGCTTTCCATATAATGATTTTTTATATCAAGAATATTAGTTTTTTACAGTAAAAAAACACAACCATAACTTAAAAAGAACTTAAAGAATTGCTACTTTAAGTTCTTTTTTGTTATATTTATAATCGCTAAAGTAGTTTTTACTACATTTTATAAAGCATTGTAAATTAATATTTTTAACCATTTTATCCCCCTGAAAATGAAAAATAGTAAAACTTCACAAACAAAATCTAGACGATTTTTATTAGATCAATCAGTTAATAAGAAAGCTTAAATCCAACGTCAGTAGTTTAACCTTATTTAACCAGCTAACTTGCCAAGTATTCATAAAGTTTTAAGTATAAAATTTAAAGCTAGATGAAATGTCCGCTCTTTTGAGTTACCATGTGTTAATCTGAATAGATCATGATGAAAAATATAATATCCCTCTTGTTACTGTGTTGTGGCTTACAATTGGCTATAGCACAAGAGAAGTGTACATCTGAAAATTTTCATTCAGTAGATGTAAACGTAGTTGACAAGTGTTTAGTAGAAAAAAAGAAAGAGGAGACACCTGTTGTTGTAACTACAATTTCTAGTAGAAGATATTTAAGAAAGCGTATTTACTTTGAAAAAGTTATTAGTTTGGCCAATAGCATAGAAGCCAACAAAATCAAGTTTATAAAAACAACAAATGATTTAGCAACATGTCGCTTATATAATATATTTCCAATCACAAGAAAAATAACTAAGAAAGCTATTTCTTTTGATGTAGTAGATGAAATCCCTACGTTTTTATCATGCAGCGATCCTTTAAAGGATAAGGTAGATTGTTTTAATTATCAAATGCAAAACCATATAATCAATACACTGGTTTATCCCGAAGAAGCTTTGGATAAAGGTATAGAGGGAGAGGTGTTAGTTAGTTTTGTAATTGATGAAACAGGTAAAGTAACGGGTATTAAAACAGAAGGGGTAAATGTACATGAGATTTTGAAAAATGAGGCAAAAAGAATTATACTATTACTCCCTAACTTCACACCAGGAAAACAACAAGGAAAAAATACAAGTGTAGCATACAGCTTTCCTATGAACTTTAGCTTAAATAACTCTGAATATTAGAGTGTTAAAATAATTTATTTTCTATAAAAAAAAGAATACCTTTGCACGCCATGTTTTTCACAAATGATGAACTATAATTAGTTGATTGAAAAAATGTTAAACCCCTTAGGTATGAGAAAAATTATTTTAGTTATAACATTAGTTTGTTTTTATGCTACTAATGTTGTGTCGCAACGTGAAGTATGTGAAACCCCTGAAGAGTCTTTAGTAGACTTAAATAGTATAACAAAATGTACTATTGCTCCAAAAGACAAGAAAAATAAAGGTACACGACAAATCTCTGTAAAAGTATCGGCTAATAGAAGATATTTAAAAAAGAGAGAAATTTCAAAAAAGAAAGCTGTTTCAAGTGCAACTGAGTTATCAGGTGCAGGAACAGCGGCAATAGAAAGTACCACTCCACAAACAGAGTTAAATCAGTCTTTAACTTTTAAAAATAATCTTGAAAATATAACAAGTAAACTATCAGCAGAAGAGGTTCGTAAGGCTGAAAAATTTACTACTGTTGATAGAATACCTTTGTTTTCTGCATGTGAAAAAGCTAAGAAAAATGAAAGGTTAGACTGTTTTAATGTTGAAATGGTAAAGCATATTCAAAAACACTTCAGATATCCTAATCAAGCAGTAAAAGAATCTATTCAAGGAGAAGTATGGGTGCGTTTTATTATTGATAAAAATGGTCAGGTAAAAAATATTAAAACTTTAGGGCCAAAAAATGGAGAGTTATTAAATAACGAAGCTATTCGTGTGGTATCTCAATTACCACAGTTCATTCCTGCTAAAAAGTCAGGAGATGAAACCTCTGTAAAATACGGATTCCCTATTATGTTTGCTCTTGACGAGTAAATAAACCACAAATAACTTAATACAAATCAATTAAAATAAACATTATGTTTAAAAAACTACTATCCTTAGTTTTGGTAGTGTGTAGTATGTCTATTTATGCACAAACTACAGTAAATGGAAAAATTTACGACGAATACTTGGAGCCTTTTCCAAATGCAGTAATTCTTTCAGGAGAAGCTAGAGCTGTTTCTGACTTTGAAGGAAATTTTACGTTACAAGTTAAGTCAACTTACCCTATAACTATACAAGTTTCTGCTTTTGGATATAAGACAGAAATAATAGATGTTACTTCACAAGATCAAGAAGTAAATGTAATTTTAAAAGAAAGTGTAGCATTAGATGAAGTTGTAATTTCAGCATCTAGATCGCCTGAACGAGTTATCGAATCTCCTGTAACTATTGAAAGAATGGGGATTGTTGATGTAAAAAGAAATACTTCTGTGTCATTTTATGATGGATTAGTAAACTTAAAAGGAATTGAATCACGTGAAGCAAATTACGGGTTTAAATCTGTAAACTCTCGTGGCTTTTCTACTTTCGACAACACCCGATTTGTACAATTAGTTGATGGGGTAGAAACATCAATACCAGCATTGAACTTCTCAGCAGGAAACATTATGGGACTGTCTGATTTAGATGTGAAAAATGTTGAAATTTTACCAGGAGCTTCTTCTGCCTTATATGGCGCAAATGCTTTTAATGGTATTTTGTTAATGAGAAGTAGAAACCCTTTTGATGATGCAGGTATTAGTACTTATATAAAAACAGGTAGTATGTCGCAAAAAGCGGCAGGTAACAATCCTTTTTATGATGCAGGAGTTCGTATGGCATTTAAGTTTAATGATTATGTAGCAGCTAAAGCTAATTTTACTTATTTCTCAGCTGAAGAATGGCATGCAGATGATACCAGAAACACGACAGGTATTGGAGGAACTGCAACTGATGGAGATAGAAATACTAATACTGATTATGATGGTGTAAATGTATATGGTGATGATTTTAATTTTAACTTAAATGATTTAAATTCAGCATTACCTTCTTTGAATGTAAGTAGAACAGGATACAATGAATCAGACTTAACAAATTATAATGGGTATAACCTAAAATTTGATGGATCTATACATATCAGACCATGGGCAAATGACGCATTAGAGATTATATTAAATTCTCGTTTTTCTCGTGGAGATAACACATATCAAGGAACGAATAGATTCTCTCAAAAAGGATATTTTATTGAACAGTACAAATTAGAATTGAAAGGAAGAAATTTCTTTGTAAGAGGTTACTATACTGGTAATGATTCAGGGAAAAGTCACGATTTACGATTTGCAGCGATTGCTTTAAATGAAAAATATAATCCAACACAAAATTGGTATCAAGAATATGCTGGAATATATAGCGGAGCATTAACAGTTCCTGGGTTTACACCTTTTAACGATGCAGATGCAAGAAGGTTTGCTAATAGAAATAGATATGTACCAGGTTCACCTGAGTTTAAAACAGCTTTAGAAGAGGTAATTAATACTCCAATAAACAAAGGAGGAGCAGGAATTAAAGATGAAACTTCTTTTTATCATTTTGATGCTAATTATAACTTTAAAGATATAATTCGTTGGGGAGAGATTCAAGTAGGAGGTTCTTACCGTAAATTCGATATTAACTCAAACGGAACTTTATTTACAGATGAAAACAGTAGTATTGAGTTTGATATGGTAGGGGTTTACTCTCAAATTCAAAAGAAATTTTTAGATGATAGATTAAAATTTACAGGGTCTGTTCGTTATGATAAATCTAAAAACTTTGAAGGAAACTTCTCACCAAGGGTAGCGTTAAACTATTCTTTAGGTGAATCAAAAAACCATATTTTAAGAGCTTCTTATCAAACAGGGTTTAGAAATCCAAGTACCTTAGAGCAATACTTTGGATTACGTTCAGGACCAAGCAAGTATATTTTAGGTACTTCTCAAGAAAACTTAGATCGTTTTTCTACTATAGTAGCTAATCAAGATGGCTCTACTAGTGTAATTACTGGTAGACAAGCTTTTGGAAATGCTTTAGTTGGAACTGACAATAGAGTTAAGCTTGATGTGAATCCAATTAAACCAGAAAAGGTTACTTCATATGAAGTAGGATATAGAAGTATCATCGACTTAAATAGTAGAAATATATTAGAGATAGACATTAATGGTTATTATAACCAGTATAACGACTTTGTAGCATTCAAAGATGTTATTGTAGCTAATTATGGAGGTTTAGAAGCAGATGGAACACCAGATGCGCAAGCTGATGCAGCAATAGATAATGGAGATTATACTTCGTTTGTTCTTAATACAAATACATCAGCGAATGTAGATTCGTATGGTGTAGGTGTTGGGTTAAATACAAAAGTATTTAAGACATTTAACATAGGAGCTAACTATACATATTCAAAATTAGTTTTTGATCAAAGTGATGATCCTACTTTTAAAGCAGGATTTAATACTCCAGAGCACCAAGTAAAAGTAATGTTTGGAAATCCAAACTTGTTTAAAAATTTTGGATTTAATGTAAATTTAAGATGGCAAGATGAGTTCTATTGGCAGTCAAGCTTCTTAGATGATACAGTAGATGCAAGAACTGTATTAGATGCACAAATAAACTATAGAGTACCTGCTATTAAATCAAGATTTAAATTAGGAGGAACTAACTTAACTGGTAATGAGTATATGGTTGCACCAGGATCAGGGTTAATTGGTTCTATGTACTATGTTTCTTGGACAATCAATGACTAGAAATAGTTTAAACTATAAAATAAAAAAGAGGCGTGAATTAATTCACGCCTCTTTCGTTTTATAAACTTTTAAAGTAGTTTGCTATTCGTTTTCAGAGTCATTAATTATCCCTAATCGTTTAGCACGCTGCTCCCAGCTTTTTCTAGCTAAACTTTGTAAGTTGGCTACATTGTCACTCTCATCCATTATTTCATAGCCTAAAAGCGTTTCTATAACGTCTTCTTG
The nucleotide sequence above comes from Tenacibaculum singaporense. Encoded proteins:
- a CDS encoding Na(+)-translocating NADH-quinone reductase subunit C — translated: MSKKTDSNVYTVVFAIGMVLVVGALLAFTASSLRPTIDANKRIEKQQNILYAMGVNENDETSVEFVSKDKVADEFAKYIKKQLVIEGDNVSEDAKAYLIDVKKQQTAAKEGKTRKLPLFVGEKEGKTFYIAPIRGKGLWDAIWGYVAMDKNMVVQGVFFDHKGETPGLGANIKQRYFMDDFIGEDLMSNGSFKGIAVSKSNNDPKNEDKNDNEVDAIAGATITGDGVAAMLKSELALYVPYFKTLK
- a CDS encoding NADH:ubiquinone reductase (Na(+)-transporting) subunit D, which gives rise to MGLLSKKDAALITDPLADNNPITIQVLGICSALAITAELKASIVMSISVLFVLGVGNVVISLMRNIIPSKIRIIVQLIVVATLVIIVDQVLKAFAYDLSKTLSVFIGLIITNCIIMGRFEAFALGNGPWRSFLDGIGNALGYAVILIIVGFFRELFGSGTLLGFKVLGDPIEKTGLYALGYENNGFMLLSPMALIVVGIIIWVQRTRNKALVED
- the nqrE gene encoding NADH:ubiquinone reductase (Na(+)-transporting) subunit E produces the protein MEHIELFFKSIFIDNMVFATFLGMCSYLAVSKKVSTAVGLGAAVIFVLAVTVPVNWLLDQYLLQPGALKWLGEEYVDYDLSFLSFIMFIATIATMVQLVEIIVEKFAPALYNSLGIFLPLIAVNCAILGGSLFMQSREIPTLGLSFTYGIGSGIGWFLAILAIAAIREKIRYSSVPPALRGLGITFIITGLMAIGFMSFGGMLTGGDDAGKKEETAEVKVDKKEVEEKVVEETEKTEEKAEELANNTKEITE
- the nqrF gene encoding NADH:ubiquinone reductase (Na(+)-transporting) subunit F — protein: MVFLEVSTGGTVAITVLAFLAVILVLVALLLFVKQKLAPSGPVKITINGEKTIEVASGGTLLSTLGNEKIFLPSACGGGGSCVQCECHVNSGGGEALPTETPHFTRKELQHGIRLACQVKVKQDMDISIPEEIFGIKKWEATVVRNYNVATFIKEFVVEIPEEMDYKAGGYIQIEIPPCEVKYADMDISAHPQDHPGEPDKFEADWDKFNLRPLVMKNEETVERAYSMASYPAEGREIMLNVRVATPPFDRAKGGWMDVNPGVASSYIFNQKPGDKVTISGPYGEFFINDSDAEMLYVGGGAGMAPMRSHIYHLFRTLKTGRKVTYWYGGRSKAELFYIHYFRALEKDFPNFKFYLALSEPLEEDNWKVKKDINDESGDGFVGFIHQVVIDQYLSKHESPEDLELYFCGPPLMNKAVQKMGEDFGLDDENIRFDDFGG
- a CDS encoding Na(+)-translocating NADH-quinone reductase subunit F; translation: MEIPKRLEQALIKLYNAFHNDELNPECCSACAVGNILDNRDSWKHLTNGHGSLQLSYVGRVHQNLGRKFNGYTPLELLLIERVFLEACGFTVPLCHYNPKPQNPTDKERLFNGLYAVVSQLCELEGIANVMDYARVFEYESDNPVYKFDVIYE
- a CDS encoding DEAD/DEAH box helicase, whose protein sequence is MTTFQDLDLSNPLRNSIEELGFVNPTPIQEQAFPVIRSGKDVVGIAQTGTGKTFGYLLPILRDLKFSKQQHPRVMIIVPTRELVVQVVEEIEKLAKYITLRTVGVYGGVNLNRHKEAVMQGADIIVATPGRLYDLALSNVLKLKSIQKLVIDEVDVMLDLGFRFQLLNIFDLLPQRRQNIMFSATMTEDVEALIDDFFIAPHKIAIAVSGTPLDNIQQISYDVPNFYTKVNLLNYLLFDKSEFSKVLVFAPNKRNADRLFDCVAEEYPSQACVIHSNKTQNYRLRSIEQFNKGEKRILIATDVIARGLDLEEVTHVINFNVPHFPENYMHRIGRTGRAEREGKAILFATEKEQEAKQRIEELMDYTIPKEEIPEQVEITKQLTEEERPKEEREVNKNRTSQEYIPGPAFHEKKEKNKKTNQGGSYRRELAKKYKKPKTRGDKNYNKRNKKRK
- a CDS encoding Na(+)-translocating NADH-quinone reductase subunit F, which produces MQELTKQELHNLGMNIVGKKLQEMGYEFVAVNSELKKHPQFVLFKKGESTIFVLVKTTNNIQSPQEYDVLWMETFKKHAEKQNAKVWYAGIGIANAESVDLPVFKDKPYYVAFDDFVKIL
- a CDS encoding uracil-DNA glycosylase family protein, with protein sequence MENLLNEIKNCKICEKHIEPNPVVLASKKSKIIIVGQAPGAKVHQSGIPWDDASGKQLRKWLDVTDEEFYDTNNFGIIPMGFCYPGKGKTGDLPPRKECAPQWHQPLLKEISEVKLIILIGMYAQNYYLKKKAKRTLTETVNAFEEYLPQYFVLPHPSPRNRFWLTKNPWFEKEVLPMLKNTVKKLI